A single region of the Borrelia hermsii DAH genome encodes:
- a CDS encoding LysM peptidoglycan-binding domain-containing protein translates to MIILFKILELRRNTRLFIFRIKGLSIVLWIISSFSLYADFKHEVVKGDTLYSISLKYKISIKELKNANNLKSESIRIGRILVIPSSSKVNKVLTKKGDEKSKLSKLEPDAKVHVVKVGDTIEDISKRYGIREKELVAWNNLTSKILKVGSKLHLGEPDFLKPYIVKKGDSLSKLSVDFDISIADIIRFNSLESKKLIIGQKLYLKRVSGDIHFHYVKRGETLGKIAYIYGVTAKHLVHLNGDKAINLKADSILDVSKIIEENPLSSKSLQLKAEKGSSETFISHRVSVGETLYSIARKYGVLLEALKSWNNLSGNNIFHNQELKIYDKRKGPVVANKDSRQFVDNSSDSKTKVKAIANVISAKSKKLDLNFSNVLNNRDAFDISALVILDPKIPMFEANGVFYYWYKPKKVSQPSEFYSEDWYSPLNAYKKASQLFKSFESLVRSRPIKNSNLKNKLIIIDPGHGGLDPGAIVKARDGLNNEIFVVEDEYVYDIALRLYVYLKEYGANVELTILSPDHLIRDSVSANNTFVNVKNEVYNDYDLNKTDTVDSWINGTQEGLKKRLAVVKKFVNKYKNVKAKDILYISLHSDNSVGAPRCMGFYYQSEDGKGFDTHSKSVIEKMTEGFKRAPYIKGQNLYVLKHNVVKTKLLVEVRNLAFDEEAWAIRASKLRDQDSRILADAILKIL, encoded by the coding sequence ATGATTATACTGTTCAAAATACTGGAATTAAGGAGAAATACTAGGCTTTTTATTTTTAGGATCAAAGGGCTTAGTATTGTTTTATGGATAATAAGTTCCTTCAGTTTATATGCTGATTTTAAACATGAGGTTGTTAAAGGTGATACCTTATATTCGATCTCTCTTAAATATAAGATTTCAATAAAAGAATTGAAAAATGCAAATAATCTGAAGTCTGAGAGCATTAGAATTGGTCGTATATTAGTCATTCCAAGTTCTTCTAAAGTTAACAAAGTTCTTACTAAGAAGGGTGATGAGAAGTCTAAGTTGAGCAAGCTTGAGCCTGATGCTAAAGTTCATGTTGTTAAGGTCGGCGATACTATTGAAGATATATCTAAAAGATATGGCATTAGAGAAAAGGAATTGGTTGCTTGGAATAATTTGACTTCTAAGATTCTTAAGGTTGGTTCTAAGTTACATTTGGGTGAGCCTGACTTTTTAAAGCCATATATAGTTAAAAAGGGTGATTCTCTCTCAAAGCTTTCTGTGGATTTTGATATTAGTATTGCGGATATTATAAGGTTTAATTCTCTAGAGAGTAAGAAGTTAATAATTGGTCAAAAATTATATTTGAAAAGGGTTTCTGGGGATATTCATTTCCATTATGTAAAGCGAGGAGAGACTCTTGGGAAGATTGCATATATTTATGGTGTTACCGCAAAACATCTTGTCCATCTTAATGGAGACAAGGCAATAAATTTAAAGGCGGATTCAATTTTAGATGTCTCAAAAATTATTGAAGAAAATCCATTAAGTTCTAAGTCTTTACAATTAAAGGCCGAAAAGGGCAGTAGTGAAACGTTTATATCTCATAGGGTATCTGTTGGTGAGACGTTATATAGCATTGCCCGTAAATATGGAGTTTTGCTTGAAGCTCTTAAGAGTTGGAATAATTTAAGTGGGAATAATATTTTTCATAATCAGGAACTTAAAATTTATGATAAGAGAAAAGGTCCAGTTGTTGCAAATAAAGACTCAAGGCAATTTGTGGATAATTCTAGTGATTCTAAGACCAAAGTTAAAGCTATTGCAAATGTTATTTCTGCTAAGAGTAAAAAGTTAGATTTAAATTTTTCCAATGTTTTAAATAATAGAGATGCTTTTGATATTAGTGCTTTAGTTATACTGGATCCTAAAATACCTATGTTTGAGGCTAATGGGGTTTTTTATTATTGGTATAAGCCTAAAAAAGTAAGTCAGCCAAGTGAATTTTATTCAGAAGATTGGTATTCGCCTCTGAATGCCTATAAGAAAGCAAGTCAGCTTTTTAAAAGTTTTGAAAGTCTTGTGCGATCTCGGCCGATTAAAAATAGTAACTTAAAAAATAAATTAATAATTATTGATCCTGGACATGGAGGACTTGATCCTGGTGCTATTGTTAAAGCTAGAGATGGCCTTAATAATGAGATTTTTGTTGTCGAGGATGAATATGTTTATGATATTGCTTTAAGACTTTATGTGTATCTTAAAGAGTATGGGGCTAATGTTGAACTTACTATTTTATCCCCTGATCATTTAATTAGAGATAGTGTGTCTGCTAATAATACATTTGTTAATGTTAAGAATGAAGTTTATAATGATTATGATTTGAATAAAACTGATACAGTCGATTCTTGGATAAACGGTACTCAGGAAGGCTTGAAGAAAAGGTTAGCCGTTGTAAAGAAATTTGTAAATAAGTATAAAAATGTTAAGGCAAAAGATATTCTCTATATTAGTTTGCATTCTGATAATAGTGTTGGCGCACCTCGGTGTATGGGATTTTATTACCAGTCTGAGGACGGAAAGGGATTTGATACCCATTCTAAGAGTGTGATTGAAAAAATGACTGAAGGTTTTAAAAGAGCTCCTTATATTAAGGGACAAAATCTTTATGTGTTAAAACATAATGTTGTTAAAACCAAATTATTAGTTGAAGTTAGAAATTTGGCATTTGATGAGGAAGCTTGGGCTATTAGAGCTTCTAAACTTAGGGACCAGGATTCTAGAATTCTGGCTGATGCTATTTTAAAAATCTTATAG
- the rnmV gene encoding ribonuclease M5 produces MEQLKEIIVVEGKDDAKRIKELFKCTIVETGGLYLKQSTINVLKKALKTNGIIIFTDSDKAGNLIRQQILKRMNYLNQDKIKHAHLKSKDQEVEMSSKLEIATILRKIGTFDNEKQKEGLSLTDLIELGITGAKSKKRREQIQKHFNLGNGNNKKLLERLNYFKIKREEIEKIISIKESRLPQKESNLRPSG; encoded by the coding sequence CTGGAACAACTAAAAGAAATCATTGTAGTTGAAGGTAAAGACGACGCTAAGAGAATAAAAGAACTATTTAAGTGCACTATAGTTGAAACTGGTGGGTTGTATCTTAAGCAATCAACCATTAATGTTTTAAAAAAAGCACTAAAAACAAATGGAATCATTATTTTCACTGATAGTGACAAGGCAGGAAACCTAATTAGACAACAAATACTTAAAAGAATGAATTACTTAAATCAAGATAAAATTAAGCATGCCCACCTTAAAAGTAAAGATCAAGAAGTAGAAATGTCTTCTAAGCTTGAAATAGCAACAATTTTAAGAAAAATAGGTACGTTTGATAACGAAAAACAAAAAGAAGGTTTAAGTTTAACTGACTTAATAGAACTTGGTATTACAGGGGCTAAATCTAAGAAAAGGAGGGAACAAATACAAAAACACTTTAATCTGGGAAATGGGAATAACAAAAAACTACTTGAAAGACTCAATTACTTCAAAATAAAACGAGAAGAAATAGAAAAAATAATATCAATTAAAGAATCAAGACTCCCCCAGAAGGAATCGAACCTCCGACCAAGTGGTTAA
- a CDS encoding M18 family aminopeptidase, producing the protein MHDHTLDISHFQNLLDKSLTAYHLVNYIEQKLVYYLNAKELKLDDKWTLETGHYYVKKEGTSLIAFNINTNKIHEPFLIAAAHSDSPGLKLKIESSKHKCNVFSHHIEVYGGPIISTWTDRDLSLAGIVYFNKDGRINSELITIENIGIIPNVAIHLNRKANEGFAYDTHENIMIITSFKKSIKEKIIEKLQISEKDFLSCDLIFTASEPAKIIGSEGEFLASKNLDNKSGCHAIMNAFIHTNNNKNKAAVFFDNEEIGSGTSRGADSKLLTEILERIDHVLNLGKEEHLIKLNKSFNISMDGAHGTHPGYICKHDPNYQISLGKGVTIKSNANFKYATTASGCAKLKALAMKNNIKIQEIIMKANTNAGTTIGPIANAQTGIETIDIGTPMWGMHSLRETIAISDHIEAIKLLRAFFENWN; encoded by the coding sequence ATGCATGACCACACATTAGATATATCACATTTTCAGAACCTATTAGATAAAAGCTTAACAGCATATCATCTAGTAAACTACATTGAACAAAAACTAGTATATTATCTTAATGCAAAGGAATTAAAACTTGATGATAAATGGACATTAGAAACAGGACATTATTATGTAAAAAAGGAAGGAACAAGTCTTATTGCGTTTAACATTAACACCAATAAAATACATGAACCATTCTTAATAGCAGCAGCACACTCTGACAGCCCTGGACTGAAACTTAAAATAGAATCTAGCAAACACAAATGTAATGTATTCTCTCACCACATCGAGGTTTATGGTGGCCCAATAATTTCAACCTGGACCGACAGAGATTTAAGCTTAGCAGGAATTGTATACTTTAATAAAGATGGAAGAATTAACTCAGAATTAATAACAATTGAAAATATCGGAATCATACCAAATGTCGCTATTCACTTAAACCGAAAGGCAAATGAAGGATTTGCATATGATACTCATGAGAACATTATGATCATCACAAGTTTTAAAAAAAGCATTAAAGAAAAAATTATAGAAAAACTGCAAATATCTGAAAAAGATTTCTTGTCATGCGATTTAATATTCACAGCATCCGAACCTGCTAAAATTATAGGTAGCGAGGGCGAATTCTTAGCATCCAAAAATCTCGACAACAAATCAGGATGTCATGCCATCATGAATGCATTTATTCATACAAATAACAATAAAAATAAAGCGGCTGTATTTTTTGATAATGAAGAGATCGGATCTGGAACTTCCAGAGGAGCTGATTCAAAACTATTAACAGAAATCTTAGAAAGAATTGATCATGTTCTAAATCTAGGGAAAGAAGAACACTTAATTAAACTAAACAAATCATTCAATATCTCAATGGACGGTGCACATGGAACTCATCCAGGCTACATATGCAAACATGATCCAAATTATCAAATAAGTCTAGGAAAAGGCGTCACTATTAAAAGCAATGCTAATTTTAAATATGCAACAACAGCAAGTGGATGTGCGAAACTTAAAGCTTTAGCTATGAAAAATAATATTAAAATTCAAGAAATAATAATGAAAGCAAATACCAATGCCGGAACCACAATTGGCCCAATTGCAAATGCTCAAACAGGAATTGAAACCATAGACATTGGAACCCCAATGTGGGGAATGCATTCTTTAAGAGAAACTATCGCAATCTCAGATCATATAGAAGCAATAAAACTTCTCAGGGCATTTTTTGAAAATTGGAATTAA